A stretch of Borrelia turcica IST7 DNA encodes these proteins:
- a CDS encoding peptide ABC transporter substrate-binding protein, protein MSYHYIHNFLKNKFKLLIIFLIMIASCSKPTDNKLSFKVNIGGEPASLDPQLDDGSTGEIQGQLFLGLVIGDSKTGGYKPGLAHSWDISDDGLIYTFYLREGLVWSDGVPITAEGIRKSYLRVLNKETAAPYVNIIKSTVKNAQDYFDSNVSDSELGVKAINDKTLEITLTNPKPYFLDMLVNQIFVPVPVHAIEKYGSNWTNPENMVVSGPFKLKEKVLNEKLVLGKNDKYYDAKNVALEELVLLTIDNNTILYNMYLNNEIDGLFHSIPPDTLANIELREDHYRHRNNTIGFFSFNTTVKPLDNPKVREALTLAIDRELTSKTFNKGKAEPTRNLTPPLEHYSYGKELTLFDPKRAKQLLAETGYPDGKDFPTLTISISMVPYQKKMGEFIQNQWKEMLNINIQVQTQEWSILSQNRKNGNYEIAITGRIADFNDPLSFLNIFTSENSHLASYKYSNKKYDDLIKQSDFEQDPIKRRDILRKAEEIIVEKDFPIAPTYIYVGNYLFRNDKWTGWTPNLFNRHNLHELKPIKNS, encoded by the coding sequence ATGTCATATCATTATATTCACAATTTTTTAAAAAATAAATTTAAATTGTTAATAATATTCTTAATAATGATAGCCTCTTGTAGCAAACCAACTGATAACAAACTATCTTTTAAAGTTAATATAGGAGGAGAACCTGCATCTCTTGACCCTCAATTAGACGATGGAAGTACAGGAGAAATCCAAGGACAACTATTCTTGGGACTTGTTATAGGAGACTCTAAAACTGGAGGATATAAACCAGGACTTGCTCATTCTTGGGATATCTCCGATGATGGTCTTATTTACACTTTTTACTTAAGAGAGGGGCTCGTTTGGAGTGATGGCGTACCTATTACTGCTGAAGGGATTAGAAAATCTTACCTTAGAGTCTTAAATAAAGAAACAGCAGCGCCTTATGTAAATATAATCAAATCAACAGTAAAAAATGCACAGGATTATTTCGATAGTAACGTATCTGATTCTGAACTTGGAGTTAAAGCTATTAACGACAAGACCTTAGAAATAACTCTTACTAATCCAAAGCCTTACTTCCTCGATATGTTAGTAAATCAAATTTTTGTACCAGTACCAGTTCATGCTATTGAAAAGTATGGCAGTAATTGGACAAATCCTGAAAATATGGTAGTAAGTGGGCCTTTTAAACTAAAAGAAAAAGTCCTAAATGAAAAATTAGTACTGGGGAAAAACGATAAATACTATGACGCAAAAAATGTAGCACTTGAAGAACTCGTGCTCTTAACAATAGATAATAATACAATCCTTTATAACATGTATTTAAATAATGAAATTGATGGCCTCTTCCACAGCATTCCTCCTGACACTCTGGCAAACATAGAACTAAGAGAAGATCATTATAGACACAGAAATAATACAATAGGATTTTTTTCATTTAACACCACTGTTAAACCACTTGATAATCCAAAAGTCAGAGAAGCTTTAACACTTGCCATTGACAGAGAACTGACATCTAAAACTTTTAATAAAGGGAAAGCAGAGCCCACAAGAAACTTAACTCCACCACTTGAACACTATTCTTATGGTAAAGAGCTCACATTATTTGACCCAAAGAGAGCTAAACAATTACTAGCTGAGACTGGTTATCCTGACGGTAAAGATTTTCCTACTTTAACAATATCAATCAGCATGGTACCCTACCAAAAAAAAATGGGAGAATTTATTCAAAATCAATGGAAAGAAATGCTAAATATTAACATTCAAGTCCAAACTCAAGAATGGTCAATACTCTCTCAAAACAGAAAAAATGGAAATTATGAAATAGCAATAACTGGAAGAATTGCTGATTTTAATGATCCACTATCATTCTTAAACATATTTACAAGTGAAAATTCGCACTTAGCATCATACAAATATTCAAATAAAAAATATGATGATTTAATAAAGCAATCTGATTTTGAACAAGACCCAATCAAAAGACGAGACATCTTAAGAAAAGCTGAAGAGATAATAGTAGAGAAAGACTTCCCTATAGCTCCAACATACATATATGTAGGAAATTATCTATTCAGAAATGATAAATGGACTGGATGGACTCCTAACCTTTTCAACAGACACAATCTACACGAATTAAAACCAATTAAAAACAGTTAA
- a CDS encoding ABC transporter permease yields the protein MLKFTIQKLLETVPTLIAITFLCFLIMRLAPGNPFDSEKPIDPQVKEKLMQKYHLDKPFYLQAYYYITNVLKGDFGPSLKKKDLSVNQYIKLGMPKSFTIGIITLILSLMLGILFGTIAAIKKNTRIDYIIRVIAIFGISVPTFVIGPILQYFLSVKLGLFYTSGWITERGGLANLVMPILTLTLPYTAIFTRILRGSMLEILNSDFVRTARAKGLSFNVIVRKHVLIGAILPLVSYMGPIFAGIISGSMVIEQIFRIAGLGMVTVESSLNRDYPLLMGSVLVYSTILLISILVSDIAYKRLDPRV from the coding sequence ATGCTAAAGTTTACCATACAAAAACTATTAGAAACAGTTCCAACTCTAATAGCAATAACTTTTTTATGCTTTTTAATAATGAGACTTGCTCCTGGGAATCCATTTGATTCTGAGAAACCTATTGATCCTCAGGTAAAAGAAAAATTAATGCAAAAATATCACCTTGATAAACCTTTTTATCTTCAAGCTTACTACTACATCACAAATGTTTTAAAAGGAGATTTTGGACCATCATTAAAAAAGAAAGACTTAAGTGTAAATCAATATATAAAATTAGGAATGCCTAAGTCATTTACAATCGGAATAATAACTTTAATATTATCTCTCATGCTTGGAATTTTATTCGGAACAATCGCCGCTATTAAAAAAAATACTCGAATCGATTATATAATAAGAGTAATAGCAATATTTGGAATTTCTGTACCTACTTTTGTAATTGGTCCCATTTTGCAATATTTTCTATCCGTAAAATTAGGCTTATTTTACACCTCTGGCTGGATTACAGAGCGCGGAGGTCTTGCAAATTTAGTTATGCCCATATTAACACTTACTTTGCCATATACAGCTATTTTTACAAGAATACTTAGAGGTTCTATGTTAGAAATATTAAATAGCGATTTTGTAAGAACAGCAAGAGCTAAAGGATTAAGTTTTAATGTAATAGTCAGAAAACATGTATTAATAGGAGCCATACTTCCTCTAGTAAGTTACATGGGACCTATTTTTGCTGGAATAATTTCTGGTAGTATGGTTATTGAACAAATATTTAGAATAGCTGGATTGGGTATGGTTACAGTAGAATCATCCCTAAACAGAGACTATCCACTATTAATGGGCTCTGTCTTAGTTTATTCAACCATACTGCTTATATCCATTTTAGTATCAGACATTGCTTACAAAAGACTTGACCCAAGAGTATAG
- a CDS encoding ABC transporter permease produces MSDYEQKNTSFESHTSSRRAWLRFKENKLAFISIFIIGFYIIIAILQPILPIYKYYTQVVEHADLPPSFRHAGELWYEKELNFIQKLAKKEKRELNEEENAKLEEIKGRIETEVQKIDGRDTKIHKRIYILGTDSLGRDLLARIIQGSQISISVGFIGAFISMIIGTIIGAIAGFFGGITDRVITKIIEILYVLPSLLVIITLMTVMERNIIGLFIAISIISWLSLARIVRGQIQSLSKSEFIQAARTLGATNKRMIFNHLIPNSLGMIAIITTMNVPGFIMVESFLSFLGLGISAPMTSWGELVKNGIPTFIEYPWKIFIPATVMTIFLLFMNFLGDGLRDAFDPKDQL; encoded by the coding sequence ATGAGCGACTATGAACAAAAAAACACCTCATTTGAGTCTCATACATCTAGTAGAAGAGCTTGGTTAAGATTTAAAGAAAATAAGCTCGCATTTATAAGCATATTTATTATTGGATTTTATATAATAATTGCAATATTGCAGCCAATCTTACCAATATATAAATACTATACTCAAGTGGTTGAACATGCTGATTTACCCCCATCTTTTAGACATGCTGGAGAATTATGGTATGAGAAAGAACTTAATTTCATACAAAAACTAGCAAAAAAAGAAAAACGAGAACTCAATGAAGAAGAAAACGCCAAACTAGAAGAAATAAAAGGGAGAATAGAAACAGAAGTCCAAAAAATTGACGGTAGAGATACTAAAATACACAAAAGAATATACATACTCGGAACAGATAGCCTTGGAAGAGACTTGCTTGCAAGAATAATACAAGGTAGTCAAATATCAATATCTGTAGGGTTTATTGGTGCATTCATATCGATGATAATAGGGACCATAATAGGGGCAATAGCAGGGTTCTTTGGTGGTATCACAGATAGGGTCATAACTAAAATAATAGAAATTCTTTATGTTTTGCCTTCTTTACTTGTAATAATAACATTAATGACTGTTATGGAAAGAAACATAATAGGGTTATTTATTGCAATTAGCATTATTTCATGGCTATCACTTGCCAGAATAGTTAGAGGGCAAATACAATCACTTTCAAAATCTGAATTTATACAAGCAGCTAGAACATTAGGTGCAACAAATAAGAGGATGATATTTAATCATTTAATCCCCAATAGCCTTGGTATGATAGCAATAATCACAACAATGAATGTTCCAGGGTTTATTATGGTTGAATCATTTTTATCATTTTTGGGTCTTGGAATATCAGCACCAATGACTAGCTGGGGAGAGTTAGTTAAAAATGGGATTCCTACATTTATTGAATATCCATGGAAAATTTTCATTCCAGCAACAGTCATGACAATATTCTTGCTATTTATGAATTTTTTAGGCGACGGATTAAGAGATGCATTTGATCCGAAGGATCAACTCTAG
- a CDS encoding ABC transporter ATP-binding protein yields the protein MKEDYILEIKNLAIEFKLKHTTIYPVNNINLKMKRGEIRAIVGESGSGKSVTSMAILKLLPEMTTVYKEGEILFEGQDLLKLSETELQSIRGNKIAMIFQDPMTSLNPYLRISTQIEETIMLHQKLDKHTAKKKAIEMLKTVGVVSAEERISHYPHQFSGGMRQRVMIAMALSCHPSLLIADEPTTALDVTIQEQILLLIKSLSKKFNTSTILITHDLAVVAEICDTVSVMYQGKFVEEGTVEEIFKNPKHPYTIGLLKSILTLDQDPNEQLYSIKVNSIASTTNNIEEL from the coding sequence ATGAAAGAAGATTACATATTGGAAATCAAAAATTTAGCAATTGAGTTTAAGTTAAAACACACAACAATATACCCTGTAAACAACATAAACCTAAAAATGAAAAGAGGAGAAATTAGGGCTATTGTTGGAGAATCTGGCAGCGGAAAATCTGTTACAAGTATGGCTATATTAAAGCTATTACCTGAAATGACAACAGTATACAAAGAAGGCGAAATACTATTTGAAGGACAAGATTTGCTTAAGCTTAGTGAAACAGAACTTCAAAGTATTAGAGGCAATAAAATAGCCATGATATTTCAAGATCCAATGACTTCTTTAAACCCATATTTAAGAATATCCACACAAATTGAAGAAACAATAATGTTGCATCAAAAACTAGACAAACATACAGCAAAGAAAAAAGCAATAGAAATGCTAAAGACCGTTGGTGTTGTGAGCGCAGAAGAGAGGATATCACATTATCCACATCAATTCTCCGGAGGAATGAGACAAAGAGTTATGATTGCAATGGCTTTAAGTTGTCATCCTTCTTTATTAATAGCAGATGAACCTACTACAGCTCTTGATGTTACAATTCAAGAACAAATACTATTACTCATTAAAAGTTTATCTAAAAAATTCAATACTTCAACAATACTAATAACTCATGATTTAGCAGTAGTTGCAGAAATTTGTGATACCGTATCTGTAATGTACCAAGGTAAATTTGTGGAAGAAGGGACAGTAGAAGAAATATTTAAAAATCCTAAACATCCATATACAATCGGGCTTTTAAAATCAATACTTACTCTGGATCAAGACCCAAATGAGCAGCTTTATTCAATTAAAGTAAACTCTATCGCATCAACTACAAATAACATCGAGGAGCTTTAA
- a CDS encoding ABC transporter ATP-binding protein — MNNGKDIILKVENLVQTFTIGEDFLFWKNKRKINAVNGISFEVERNKTLGLVGESGCGKSTTLRSIMQLYTPTSGSIYFNGKDITKLPKRELLKTKKDMQMVFQDPHTSLNPRMTIKEIIAEPLVIYNENKILPKTKQEIDKRVNELMDITELEKSMLSRYPHEFSGGQRQRIGIARALALSPKLLLLDEAVSALDVSIRAQILNLLKTLQKELNLSYLFISHDLAVVKYMSDKIAVMYLGVILEVAPRDILFSNPIHPYTKTLIASIPEIDPEKRKNKNIKLDEPSLSSMRNTNSTPESIPLEEVEKDHFVSKYLLDEMNNLINK; from the coding sequence ATGAACAACGGGAAAGACATAATTCTTAAAGTAGAAAATTTAGTACAAACATTTACAATTGGAGAAGACTTTTTATTTTGGAAAAATAAGCGCAAGATAAACGCTGTAAATGGCATCAGTTTTGAAGTTGAACGCAATAAAACATTAGGGCTCGTTGGAGAATCTGGATGCGGTAAATCAACAACTCTCAGGTCAATAATGCAACTCTATACACCAACATCTGGTAGCATATACTTTAATGGAAAAGACATCACTAAACTTCCAAAAAGAGAACTTTTGAAGACAAAAAAAGATATGCAAATGGTATTTCAAGACCCTCATACCTCTCTTAACCCAAGAATGACAATAAAAGAAATAATAGCAGAGCCATTAGTTATTTATAATGAAAATAAAATTCTTCCAAAAACAAAACAAGAGATAGATAAAAGAGTAAATGAACTAATGGACATCACCGAACTTGAAAAAAGCATGTTATCCAGATATCCACACGAATTCTCAGGAGGACAAAGACAAAGAATAGGAATAGCAAGAGCACTTGCTTTAAGTCCTAAGCTTTTACTACTAGATGAAGCCGTATCTGCTCTAGATGTATCAATAAGAGCGCAAATTTTAAATTTACTTAAAACTCTACAAAAAGAATTAAACTTATCTTATCTCTTTATATCCCATGACTTGGCAGTAGTCAAATACATGAGTGACAAAATTGCTGTAATGTATTTGGGGGTCATTTTAGAAGTTGCACCTAGAGATATCTTATTTTCAAATCCTATCCATCCATACACCAAAACGCTAATAGCATCTATTCCTGAAATCGATCCTGAAAAAAGAAAAAATAAAAATATAAAACTAGATGAACCATCATTATCAAGCATGCGAAATACAAATTCAACACCAGAAAGCATACCACTTGAAGAAGTAGAAAAGGATCATTTTGTATCTAAGTATCTTCTCGATGAAATGAATAACTTAATAAACAAATAA
- the eno gene encoding phosphopyruvate hydratase: protein MGFHIYEIKARQIIDSRGNPTVEADVVLEDGSFGRAAVPSGASTGINEAVELRDGNKSVYMGKGVLKAVENITNIISPELEGMSALNQVEIDRKMLELDGTPTKSKLGANAILAVSMATARAAAAYVGLKVYQYLGAYKANVLPTPMCNIINGGAHSDNSVDFQEFMIMPVGAKTFSDAIRMAAEVFHTLKGILSKKGYATSVGDEGGFAPNLKSNEEACEVIMEAIKGAGYEPGKDIAIALDPATSELYDSKTKKYVLRWSTKEELNSEEMVEYWAKWVEKYPIISIEDGMAEEDWDGWKKLTDKIGDKVQLVGDDLFVTNTSFLKKGIEMKVANSILIKVNQIGTLTETFEAVEMAKKAGYTAIVSHRSGETEDTTIADLVVALGTGQIKTGSLSRTDRIAKYNQLLRIEEELGSIAEYHGKDVFYSIKKK, encoded by the coding sequence ATGGGCTTTCATATTTATGAAATAAAAGCTAGGCAAATCATTGATTCTAGAGGAAATCCAACAGTTGAAGCAGATGTAGTACTTGAGGATGGTTCTTTTGGTAGAGCAGCTGTTCCATCAGGTGCCTCAACAGGAATAAATGAAGCTGTTGAATTACGAGACGGCAATAAATCTGTTTATATGGGTAAAGGAGTACTTAAGGCAGTTGAAAACATAACAAATATTATCTCTCCAGAACTTGAAGGAATGAGTGCTTTAAATCAAGTTGAAATTGACAGAAAAATGCTTGAGCTTGACGGTACACCTACTAAATCAAAACTTGGCGCTAATGCTATCCTTGCGGTTTCAATGGCTACAGCTAGAGCTGCCGCTGCTTATGTTGGACTTAAAGTTTATCAATACCTTGGAGCTTACAAGGCTAATGTTTTACCTACACCCATGTGTAACATTATCAACGGCGGTGCTCACTCTGACAATTCTGTTGATTTTCAAGAATTTATGATAATGCCGGTTGGAGCAAAAACTTTTAGTGATGCAATAAGAATGGCAGCTGAAGTCTTTCACACCCTTAAGGGCATTTTAAGCAAAAAAGGTTATGCAACCTCTGTTGGAGATGAGGGTGGTTTTGCACCAAACCTAAAGTCAAACGAAGAAGCTTGCGAAGTTATCATGGAGGCCATAAAGGGAGCAGGATATGAGCCTGGTAAAGATATCGCAATTGCCCTTGATCCCGCTACATCTGAACTTTATGATTCAAAGACAAAAAAATATGTACTTAGATGGTCAACTAAGGAAGAACTTAATTCTGAGGAAATGGTTGAATATTGGGCAAAATGGGTAGAAAAATATCCTATTATATCAATTGAAGATGGAATGGCTGAAGAAGATTGGGATGGATGGAAAAAACTCACAGATAAGATAGGAGATAAAGTTCAACTTGTTGGAGACGATTTATTTGTAACAAATACATCATTCCTTAAAAAGGGAATTGAAATGAAAGTTGCGAATTCAATTCTTATTAAAGTAAATCAAATTGGAACATTGACTGAGACTTTTGAAGCTGTTGAAATGGCAAAAAAAGCAGGATATACTGCAATAGTTTCACATCGTTCAGGAGAAACGGAAGATACAACAATCGCTGATCTTGTTGTTGCACTTGGAACAGGACAGATTAAAACAGGTTCTTTGTCAAGAACAGATAGAATAGCTAAATATAACCAACTTTTAAGAATAGAAGAAGAACTAGGAAGTATTGCTGAATATCACGGCAAAGATGTTTTTTATTCCATTAAGAAAAAATAA
- the rpsI gene encoding 30S ribosomal protein S9, giving the protein MAKVNVKGVNLAMGTGRRKSSVARVYIREGKGEIKINGRNFDSYIQLENLRTLALSPLVLTNTLGKYDVYINIYGGGISGQAGAIRHGVARALFALDEEHRVVLKSNGFLTRDSRKVERKKFGRKKARKSFQFSKR; this is encoded by the coding sequence ATGGCAAAGGTAAATGTTAAGGGTGTTAATTTAGCAATGGGTACTGGAAGACGGAAGTCTTCTGTTGCTAGGGTGTATATTAGAGAAGGTAAGGGTGAGATTAAGATTAATGGTAGAAATTTTGATTCTTATATACAGCTTGAAAATTTAAGAACACTTGCTTTATCACCATTGGTTTTAACAAATACTCTTGGGAAATATGACGTTTATATAAATATTTATGGTGGAGGCATTTCGGGTCAGGCTGGTGCTATTAGGCATGGGGTTGCAAGGGCTCTTTTTGCACTTGATGAGGAACATAGAGTAGTTCTTAAATCTAATGGGTTTTTAACAAGAGATTCAAGAAAGGTTGAGCGTAAGAAATTTGGCAGAAAGAAAGCTAGAAAAAGTTTCCAATTTTCAAAAAGATAA
- the rplM gene encoding 50S ribosomal protein L13 translates to MNRITENKTIWVKPRYVEKRWCIIDANDKVLGRIATEAVRILRGKHKAYYTPHQDLGDNVIIINASKIKLTGKKYSQKIYYRHSRYPGGLYSDTFRTLSERKPTAPLEIAIKGMLPKGPLGRELFRNLRVFSGAEHNLKAQNPYKLDLD, encoded by the coding sequence ATGAATAGAATAACTGAGAATAAGACAATATGGGTTAAACCAAGGTATGTGGAGAAGAGATGGTGTATTATTGATGCTAATGATAAAGTTCTTGGTAGAATTGCTACAGAAGCGGTTAGGATTTTGAGAGGTAAGCATAAGGCTTATTATACACCTCATCAAGATTTGGGTGATAATGTTATAATTATTAATGCTTCAAAGATTAAGCTTACGGGTAAGAAATATTCTCAGAAAATTTATTATAGACATTCAAGATATCCGGGGGGCCTTTATTCTGATACTTTTAGGACATTGTCTGAGAGGAAGCCGACAGCTCCTCTTGAAATAGCTATTAAGGGTATGTTGCCAAAGGGGCCTTTGGGGCGTGAGCTTTTTAGGAATCTTAGGGTTTTTTCTGGGGCTGAACATAATCTTAAGGCACAAAATCCTTATAAATTAGATTTGGATTAA